DNA from Streptomyces sp. NBC_01476:
CCACCTCGCTCTCCTCGGCCACGTCCGCCGCGAGCGCGGTCGCGGTGCCGCCGGCGCCGGTGATCGCTCCCACCACCTCGTCGGCGCGGTCCTTGTTGCCGGCGTAGTGCACGACGACCTTCATGCCGTCGGCGGCCAGGCGTTCACTCACCGCCCGGCCGATACCGCCCGATCCGCCGGTGACGATCGCCACCCGGGGCGTGGTCGCGGCGCCGGGGTCCTGCGTGTCAGGGGAAGTACTCATGGAGTCTGCCTCCAGTCGTCGTTCGCCCGGCGGCGGCCGTTCGGACCTTCGGGGCCGCCGGGCGCGCCGGCTCCGGCGTCCTGGTGGAACACCGGGGACGCCGGAGGCGGCGGGCGGTCAGGCGGTCTGCCGGGCGGTCAGGCCGCGAGCGCGGGGTGCAGGACCACCTTTGTGTAGCCCTCGATCCGCTTGTCGAACTTCTCGTACGCCAAGGGCGCCTGGTCCAGCGGGAGTTCGTGGGAGACCACGAAGCTGGGCTTGGCCCGGCCGGCGGTGATCAGGTCGCGCAGCTGGCGGTTGTACCGCTTGACGTTGCACTGCCCGGTCCCCATCCGCTGTCCCTTCTCGAACATCTTGCCGATGGAGACGAGAAGCTGGCCCTGCTTGGCGTGGTCGTCCGGGCCGCCGGGGTCGGACGGGACGTAGAGGCCGGGGATGCCGAGCATGCCGGTGGGCCGGACCGTCTCGACGAGCGCGTTGAGCACGGTCGCCGGTTCCTCGTGGTCCTCGCGGCCCGCGTGGTGCGCCTGGGCCTGGTAGCCGACCGCGTCGACACCCTTGTCGGTGCCTTCGCCGCCGGTCTGCTCGCGGATCTGGTCCGCGGGCTCCGACTGGCTGAAGTCGATGGGGATGGCACCGATCTCCTCGGCCTTGGCCAGCCGCTCGGGCACCCGGTCGACGACGAACACCTTGGCCGCACCGCGCAGCAGCGCCGAGTACGCGGCCATCAGTCCCACCGGCCCGGCGCCGTAGACCGCGACGGTCTCGCCGGGCGAGACCTGCGCGAGCTCGCAGCCGTGGTAGCCGGTCGGGAAGATGTCGGCGAGCAGCACGAAGTCCGTCTCGAACGCGTCGCCCTCGGGGAGTTTCAGGCAGTTGAAGTCGGCGAACGGCACGCGCAGCCGCTCGGCCTGACCGCCGGGGTAGGGGCCCATCGCCACATATCCGTAGGCGCCGCCGGCGAAGCCGGGGTTCACCGTGAGACAGAAGCCGGTGTACCCGGCCAGACAGTTCTTGCAGAAGCCGCACGCCACGTTGAACGGCATCACGACCCGGTCGCCGGGATTGAGGGAGGTCACCCCGTCGCCGGTCTCCTCGATCACGCCGAGATTCTCGTGCCCGAACACGATGCCCGACTCGGCCGCGGTGCGGCCCTCGTACATATGCAGGTCCGAACCGCAGATCGCGGAGGACGTGATCTTCACAACGACGTCGTTGGGGTGCTGGATCCGGGGATCCGGCACCTCCGCGACCTTGACCGCGTAGGGCTTCTCGTAGACAACTGCCTTCATCTTCGCCACCTCCGTGGCATGGACTGCTCCGGACGGGTCCCTTCCAGCTAACGCCCGCCCACCGGACGATTCAAGCGGACAGCTGTCCGGTACGACCCCGGCGTTATCCGGCCAATGTCCGGGAAAGCCCGTATTCCGCCCCGGCGGGCTGTCACCGTGGGCGCCATGGACGCGAGCGTGGCGGGGGACCGCTGGGAGTGGACGCAGGAGCGGTACCGGCACGGGATCTTCAGCCATGCGATCAGCAGCGAGCGGCGGCGGCTCGAACTGCTGGAGAAGCTGCTGGACGGGCACACCAGGGCCCGGTTCGAGGCGCTGGGGCTGCGCGCCGGGCAGGAGGTGCTGGAGGTCGGCGGCGGCGGGGGATCGGTGGCGCGCTGGCTCGCCGGGAAGGGGGCGCGGGTGACGGTGACCGACCTCGACACCACCTTCCTCGGCGACCTGGCCGAACAAGGGGTACGGGTGCTGCGGCACGACATGTACACCGAGGACTTCCCGCCCGGGTCCTTCGATGCCGTGCACGCCCGTTACGTGGTGCTGCACCTGCCCGATCCGGACCGCGCGGTCGCGCGGCTGGCCGGCTGGCTGCGTCCGGGCGGGGTGCTGCTGGTGGAGGAGCCCGCCTCCTTTCCGGTGATGGACTCCCCGCACCCGGCCTACCGCACGGTGATGCGCGCCTTCCGGACCCACCTCGAAGAGTCGGTGGGCTCGGACACCGGCTGGGCCCGTACGCTCCCGGTGCCGCTGGAGAAGGCGGGGCTCGTCGGGATCGGACTCGACGCGCGGCTGCAGCTCGTCAGCGGCGGTGACGACGAGGCCCAGTGGTGGCGGCTGAACCTGGAACAGTCACGGTCGGCGATGGTGGCCGCCGGCCTGGTGGAGGACGCGGTATTCGACGCGGCCTACCAGGAGTTGGCCGCACCGGATTTCCACGACCTCTCGCTCGCGGTGTTCACCGCGTGGGGACGTAAACCGCGGTGATCAGGCCGCGGGTTCCTTCACCAGGAAGTCACCGGGGATGCCCGCCTTGTCGGGGGCGTAGAACTCCTCGATACCGGCGACCCAGACCGGCACCGTGATCCGGTCGGCCGCTGTCGGCCCGAATGCGTCGAAGAGGGCGTGAATGTTCGGGAGGTCGAAGCCGATCGCGGTCATCAGCGCGACGAAGACCGGCCGTTCGATGAGCCCGTCGCCGTCCGGGTCGCCCATGGCGGCCAGCGACCGGGCGAACTCGCTGATGGCGGCGGCGAAGCGCTCCGGGGCGAGCACGCACGCGGCGTACTCCTCGAAGGAGACCTTGTTGTCGTGATCGGCGTCGAGTTCGGTGGCGAGGGTGGTCCAGTAATTCCTGAAGGCCGCGAGCATCGCGTTCTTCCGTGCCTCGTCGGCGTCGGGCACCGCCTCGATGACGCGGGCCGCCATGAGTTCGAAGTCCGCGGCTTCGATGAAGCCATTGCCGTCGGCGTCGAACAGCGTGAATACCAGCTTGACGCGATTGACTGCTTCCGTCCGCATGGAGTTCCACCTTTCGTCGGGGGATGACCGGCGCACGCCCCGTTTTTCACTATGCAAGGCGGTCGCGGGCCGGTCCGGCCGATGCCCGGCCTTCACCGGAACGGATGAACACGAGGCCCGCCGGGGGGCGTTGCGCCCCTCCGCACCCCCGCGCGCCCCGGACCGGGGCAGCCCCTCCGCCGACACTCCAGGCGGCCCCCGTGGACCCTCGGGGCGGCCCCGCGGCCCATCGGGGCGGTGCTCCCGCCGGCCCTCCGCGCCTGCCCCACGCGCCCGGAACCGGCCGCAGCATCGAATCTTGCAGGAGAAAGTTACTGATTCGGCAAAGCCGCGCACGGATATTGCGCACCGGTGTCCGCGAGATTACGGTTCCCCTTGCGTTGCCGCCCCTCCCGCACTCCCCTGCACCCGGCCCGCGCACCACCCCCCACCCCCCACCGGCCCGCGTACGGCCGCGCCACGCCGCTCCACCCCCCGCTTGACGGCGGTGCCACCTGTGCAGGCCCGGCATTCCGCGTCGAAAGGAGCACCCGATGTTCCCGTCGTTCCGAGAACTCAGCAGACTCGGCCGCTACCGCAGAGGCAGAGGTCAGCGCAGGCTCAGGCTCAGGGTCAGGAAGGCGGTGGCCGTCGGCGGCGTCACCGCGCTGCTGTCGGCCGCCGGCGTCCTCGCCCTCTCCGCACCGGCCGCCGTCGCCGCGGCCACCGGCGGAAACGGCGCGAGTCTGCCGTACGTCGAGGTCCAGGCGGAGAACTCCGCCACCAACGGAGCGGTGATCGGCCCGAGTTTCACAGCCGGCCAGCTCGCCGACGAGGCGTCGTACCGCAAGGCCGTGACCTTGCAGGGCACCGGCGCGTACGTCTCCTTCACCACGCCGGTGGCGACCAACTCGATCGACTTCCGGTACAGCATCCCGGACGGTGCGGGCGGCGCGGTCTACACCGCCCCGCTCTCGCTCTACATCGACGGCGTCAAGCAGCCCGACTTCACCCTGACGAACGCGTACAGCTGGTACTACGGCAGCTACCCGTTCACCAACTCCCCGGGCAGCAACCCGCACCACTTCTACGACGAGGCGCACCGGCTGCTCCCGCAGTCCTATCCGGCCGGCACCACCTTCAAGCTGCAGGTCGACGCGGGCGACACCGCGTCCTCCTACACCCTCGACTTCGCCGACTTCGAGCAGGTGGGCGCGGCCCTGCCGCAGCCCTCGGGGTCGGTCTCGGTGACCAGCAAGGGCGCCGACGCGAGCGGCGCCGGTGACTCGACCGCGGCCTTCAACGCGGCGATCAGCGCGGCCGGCGCCGGCGGCACGGTGTGGATACCGCCGGGCACGTACAACATCCCCGGGCACATCGCGGTCAACAACGTGACGGTGGCCGGCGCCGGCATGTGGTACTCCACGGTCACCGGTACGGCGCCCGGCTTCTACGGCAACTCCGCGCCGTCCCCGAGCAGCAATGTGCGTCTGCAGAACTTCGCGATCTTCGGCAACGTCCAGGAGCGCGACGACTCCGCCCAGGTCAACGGCATCGGCGGCGCGCTGAGCAACTCGACCGTCTCCAGCGTCTGGATCGACCACCTCAAGGTCGG
Protein-coding regions in this window:
- a CDS encoding glutathione-independent formaldehyde dehydrogenase, which encodes MKAVVYEKPYAVKVAEVPDPRIQHPNDVVVKITSSAICGSDLHMYEGRTAAESGIVFGHENLGVIEETGDGVTSLNPGDRVVMPFNVACGFCKNCLAGYTGFCLTVNPGFAGGAYGYVAMGPYPGGQAERLRVPFADFNCLKLPEGDAFETDFVLLADIFPTGYHGCELAQVSPGETVAVYGAGPVGLMAAYSALLRGAAKVFVVDRVPERLAKAEEIGAIPIDFSQSEPADQIREQTGGEGTDKGVDAVGYQAQAHHAGREDHEEPATVLNALVETVRPTGMLGIPGLYVPSDPGGPDDHAKQGQLLVSIGKMFEKGQRMGTGQCNVKRYNRQLRDLITAGRAKPSFVVSHELPLDQAPLAYEKFDKRIEGYTKVVLHPALAA
- a CDS encoding methyltransferase domain-containing protein, translated to MDASVAGDRWEWTQERYRHGIFSHAISSERRRLELLEKLLDGHTRARFEALGLRAGQEVLEVGGGGGSVARWLAGKGARVTVTDLDTTFLGDLAEQGVRVLRHDMYTEDFPPGSFDAVHARYVVLHLPDPDRAVARLAGWLRPGGVLLVEEPASFPVMDSPHPAYRTVMRAFRTHLEESVGSDTGWARTLPVPLEKAGLVGIGLDARLQLVSGGDDEAQWWRLNLEQSRSAMVAAGLVEDAVFDAAYQELAAPDFHDLSLAVFTAWGRKPR
- a CDS encoding EF-hand domain-containing protein; the encoded protein is MRTEAVNRVKLVFTLFDADGNGFIEAADFELMAARVIEAVPDADEARKNAMLAAFRNYWTTLATELDADHDNKVSFEEYAACVLAPERFAAAISEFARSLAAMGDPDGDGLIERPVFVALMTAIGFDLPNIHALFDAFGPTAADRITVPVWVAGIEEFYAPDKAGIPGDFLVKEPAA